ATTATATTAACATCCCTGTTTACATATAAGGAGACAGATTGAGAGGCTAAGTATCCTGCCAAGGCACACAACTGGAAAGTGGAGAAGCAGGATTTCAACCCATATTCTTCTCATGCCAAACAGACACATCTGCAGGACAAGGAGCTTTGATTAGGACAGCTGATCAAAGTCTATACAACAAGAATAACATACAATGCTATGAAACATTAGGACAAAGAAAACCAGCAAACTCACTTACCCAGTATATCTTTGTGAGTGTAAAACCGTGTCTTAAATGGCTTGTATTCATGGATCCGTTTGAAGGTTTCCCCAAAAGGGGCTGGTGGAATTATTTTATTACAAACAGCACAGCAAACAAAGTTTGTATAATTTGGATTTCTGATCATAATTAAAGTTGTCTTTTACTATGTACAGTTAAAACACTCTTAGGACTAGAAAAAGTAGTTTTAAGAAAAGTTCAAGTTtgagaaagcagaagagattCAAGGTTTGAAGACAATACTAGAGGCTTATCAAGATTAAATGATTCACCATGGTTAGGTAGTGGTTATatgcctagtggtaaagaatggtaCTGAAAGCCCCTGCCCATAGAAGGTCTGGGCACTGGATTTGGGAAGATTTAAGCAGCTGCTCCCTCCTGGAGTCTAGATTAAATTGTTAACTTACTTAGCAACTGTTGCTAGGTAAGACAAGCTTTGCTCATAAAAGCAACTAGAAATCATGACAAAAGGCAGCATGGTACAGCTCTTCATTTCCCAGATACTTTCTGTATGTTTCCttctgctgctgtaacaaatgactaCGTAACTGGTGGCTTAAAGCCACACAAATTCATTgtcttgcagttctggaggtcagaagtctacAATGGTGTTGGCAGCACTGCTTCCTTCTGGAGGCTTCAgcgagaatctgtttccttgccttttccagctcccAGAGGCTGTCCCCATTCCTCGGCCCATGGGCTTGCATCAATATAGCCTCTTATCCTCTTGTTTGCAGGGTGACATTGCTTCTTCCTCTCATCAtctgcctccctcttataaggacttTTGTGATTATATCAGGCCCACCCAAATAATAAAGGGTCATTtccctatttcaaatcctgaacttAATCATATCTGTCAAGTTCCTTCTgccatggtttttctttttcccagtcgtgtctgactctttgtgagcacccgaggactgcagcacaccaggctacccagtacttcactctctctttctcatgtccattgagtagatgataccatccaaccatctcatcttctgtcatccccttctcctcctgccctcaatctttcccagcaccagggtcttttccaatgagtttcttccaaggagcaagggtattttaatttcatagctgcagtcaccatctgcagtgattcgaaaacccaagaaaataaagcctgtcactgtttccattgtttacccacctatttgccatgaagtgatgggatctttgtttttctaaatgttgagctttaagccagctttttcactctcctttcatcttcaccaagaagctctttagttcctcttcactttctgccattagggtggtgtcatctgcatatctgaggttattggtataaCCTTAACCCTTCTGTCATATAATGAACATGTTTACAGGTTCTGGAATTAGGATCCAAACATCTCTAGGGTGGTGTGGGAAAAGAGGTGTATTATTCAGTCTACCATACTTTCTGTTAAATGTTTACTtaaagaattgattttttaagCCAGAACTAAAAAAaaggagtttaatttttttttaggttatCTATAATGCTTTTGTGCCAGGgcaataaaactgggaaaatcaCACAGTACCTTAAAGGAAAAATTACTTTCAGTAAGCCAgcactccggagaaggcaatggcaccccactccagtactcttgcttggaaaatcccatggatggaggagcctggtaggctgcagtccatggggtcactaagagtcagacacgactgagcgacttcactttcacctttcactttcatgcactggagaaggaaatggcaacccactctggtgttcttgcctggagaatcctagggatggctgagcctggcgggctgccgtctatggggtcacacagagtcggacacgactgaagcaacttagcagcagcagcagcagcagcaagcaagcaCTCAAAATTACTAAGGTTGGCTTTTAAAATCATAGTTAATTCATTTGTTGTcttgttttaaaatggaaagaactgCATCTCAAGAATCCCCTCCTTGGTTAAAAAACTAGGAAGGATTGGTTGCCTTACAGAAGATAAGGCTATTAAACAATAAATAACTTCACTGTTTACACTGGGAAATTCTTAACAACTAAACTGCTTGCTCTTCTGGGCAAATGGCTCTTCTATCAGAACAGATTACTTCCCTGGGCTAAGAGGTTGCTTGCAGCTTACCAGCAGTTCATTTATCAATACTTGCTTCAGGACAATCTATTATGTTACAGTTTGCCCGATCTCAACCAGATTCCTGCATTGGAAAACATTTCTCCTACCACTTGAACTCAGACTCCAAGATGCCCTGAGCATCTTGCCCTGAGCATCCCCTCCTTAGACCACTGACTTGTCTCATTTTCCTTTAGAGAAGGAATGAAAACATCCACAGCCAAGCAGTCTTTGACACTGCACATAGAAGACCGTGCTACAGAACTTGTAACAGACCTATAAACAGTAGCACAGttaggttgaaagtgaaagtgaagtcactcagtcctgtcccaactctttgcaacaccatggactgtaccctaccaggctcctctgtacatggaattttccaggcaagaatactggagtgggttgccattttcttctccaggggatcttcccgacccacggatcaaacctgggtctcccactgtAGGTAGACActtttaccgtctaagccaccagggaagtcaggttgTTTCTAAAATTCAGTGGAATTCTTCCCTTGCCCTATTTTTCGCAGCTGCGCACCTTGTGGAATCTACTGCTACCCTGGTTCACTCACACACAGTCACGTGGTTTAAGGCTGCCCTCTGCCCAGTTCCTGCAGCCCTTCTTTGCTGCAATAACCTCTTGATAGCTCACTAATACTTCCCCCACCAAACAGTAACTTCTTTTGTTGAATATTAGAAGAACTCTAATGATGATGATGTGGCATTAAATGCATAAGTTGAAAACAGAAGAACTCTAGTTCTTTACCAACCAACAGCAAAAGATAATACTTTAAATTAAAAGGCGTTGTATACCACCTAAGTGTATTTAAACTGTATGAAGTGTACTATATAGAGAGACCtcacaaagaaatatttaaggGTCAGTAATAAAGATTTAATTTAGTTGCATACAGATAACTCAATTAGCTAAGCTCTTTAATATCTACAAATCAGACATAATTACTTTTTCATGTATCTTACAAAACTACCATAAAGCACTGGAAATTAAATCTTACATTATGATGATAAACTCTGCCTTTGCAATTATTTTACttgttaataataaatgaaacaaaatttcagAGACAAGATTTATTTACTAAGATGCAACTCCAATGATTTGGAGAATGCggtaaatatctagaaataaaacaCATCTAGAACCCTCATCAGAAAGGTATAAGGTAAACCCCATATACTTATAGTTACTTTAAATCTAGACCTTATCTACTGAGCAGTTCTAGTTTTCAAGTAACTAAGTAACTAGTTTTCAAGTAACTAAGACCAAATGCTCTAGGTCTTACATTTATAGTATCATTGTAACATTAAATTACAATGATAacaatgaaatacaaataacaatgaaacaataaattacaatgaaaacaaaatagataacATTTAGTTGTagtcaaataaaaacattatactCAGTATAACATATTGtctggttattttttttaaacaactccaATTACTCTGggttattctttcatttaatctttattttagtaATTGAGTGGGAGTATCTtttcaactaaaataaaaatctggaCCAAAATTAGCTGAAATGGAAAACTGAAATATATGACCCATCTGTAATTCTGTAAAAACTGTTTTTAACTGCAGGCTTTACaataatttataatcattttcttcttcaccagagagaaaaagaacactgCCTTTGCAAATAGCAAAACTAAACCTTCACAACAGCTGTAAATGCACATTCcccttaaaatattaacaataccATGCAAATTTAAGAGCAGCAGTACTTTTATTGGACAGAACTTTATAATTCACAAAAATGACTTCCATTCTCATGGCACTTTTTAAAAGaggatttaataaaattaaaatactgaacaGCTCTTTCTGTGGAAAAAAGAACACAATAATGGCTGCCATTTTGAAAGGATAACATTCACTCTCGGGGTCTGGCTGCAATCGGCATCCTTCTTCCTCAGCAGCATCTTCTGGAACAACAAACAAGACACTGTGCGGTCCTAATTTTCAGCTGAAGATTTCAGAGGCCCCAGTAAACCTTCATCTTGCAGATGCAACCAGCGCAATCAATCCCATTTAGATGTTTTCCTCCTCATATAACTGTGTCCCTCACTATCAATAGCTTCATAGAGGTCCTTCTTATTCTCCTGTGTCGCATGTAGGTAACCGATATAAGCCACGCAAAGCGAAATGGTTATTAATCCGAAAGCCATTACAGGTTTGTTctgtcaaagaaaaaaacaaatcacgAGGTCTCAATAAGACCAATTTGAGGAGACTCAAATATCTCCTGCACTTTCCGCTCGTCATGCCAAGGCTTTAGTACCACACCAGCATTCCTAGGGtcaaatttcatttctaatatttatccatttctttattCAGTTAATTCAACTCCTGATAACTTAGAGACTATGGAAGACTCTTCTTCTTCCCATCATAGCTGGGACATCTCTGACCTTCACCTTTAAGAAGGAAATTGGTCCAGTGCTCAGTTTTCAGTTACCTATGTTGTGAAGAAGTTGCTTAACTTTTTTGGGCCCAAGTTTCCCATCTGCAaaccttaaattttttatttttattaagaagtGAGGAATGAAGTCTACATGCTTTTCTTGTCACCCAGGATCATGAAAACCTGGCAGAAAGCCTTTCATGTTATATACCAGgtacagcaaaacagacacaccCTTCTCCGGGAACTTATTCTAGTACCTCAAGAAACACAGTCATAGAACAGATGTGCTGTATATAATAACTCTGACTTGCTGTGTAAAATCCAAGACCCTAAGAGGCAAAGggatgctactttttttttttttgtcacaccaCACAGTTTtggggattttagttccccagccagggattgaacgcgggcccttggcagtgacagGGCAGAGTCCTAACTATGGGATAGCTAGGGAAttcctgaattttttaaattttattttatttttaaactttacataattgtattagttttgccaaatatcaaaatgaatccatcacaggtatacatgtgctccccatcctgaaccctcctccctcatccctccccataccatccctctgggtcctcccagtgcactagccccaagcatccagtatcgtgcattgaacctggactggcatctcgtttcatacatgatattttacatgtttcaatgctattctcccaaatcttcccaccctctccctctcccacagagtccataagactgttccatacatcagtgtctctttttttgctgtaaattatcatctttctaaattccatatatatgcgttagtatactgtattggtgtttttccttctggcttacttcactctgtataataggctccagtttcatccacctcattagaactgattcaaatgaattctttttaatgggtgagtaatactccattatgtatatgtaccacagctttcttatccattcatctgctgatggacatctaggttgcttccatgtcctggctattataaacagtgctgcgatgaacattggggtacacgtgtctctttcccttctggtttcctcagtgtgtatgcccagcagtgggattgctggatcataaagcttttcaattctgtattttctgcttctgttatcatttctgcttctgtttctttactattttaatcatcaaaaaaaatcAAGGTCAAACTTTTTCAGTGGGATGGACATCTGAGAAAGGCCACTCGCTCAGAGCAGCTTACTTTTGCAGTTCTTGAACTGTACTTGGCAAGTAAAAAAACACATTAGttcaaagtttttaaaacattctacCTTGATTTAATGATTTGATTGCTAAATTGACCTATTT
The sequence above is a segment of the Bos mutus isolate GX-2022 chromosome 9, NWIPB_WYAK_1.1, whole genome shotgun sequence genome. Coding sequences within it:
- the SMIM8 gene encoding small integral membrane protein 8 encodes the protein MSSAPEPPAFKKEPPKEKDLGNIGLRGVRTTTLFRAVNPELFIKPNKPVMAFGLITISLCVAYIGYLHATQENKKDLYEAIDSEGHSYMRRKTSKWD